The Gadus macrocephalus chromosome 13, ASM3116895v1 genome includes a window with the following:
- the hvcn1 gene encoding voltage-gated hydrogen channel 1: MSRYLRHFTALGDEKTEPGTWEQLEEESEEVSPSPGQPPPRPGFREALQQLYCSTRFQVVVVCLVVLDAIFVMGEVLLDLAIIKLEEHHVLPEVFHYLSLALLTFFMIELVGKLYAYRLEFFQHKFEVFDGVVVMVSFVLDIVFVAREDVLDAVGFLILLRLWRVARIINGILVSLKTRADHRLHKLKESYDHLVQRSTELQERSDKMEQENNRICALLRQNGIEFEF; this comes from the exons ATGTCTCGGTACCTGAGGCACTTCACTGCTTTGGGGGATGAGAAGACAGAACCAGGGACTTGGGAACAGTTGGAGGAGGAAAGTGAGGAAGTGAGTCCCTCCCCAGGCCAGCCTCCCCCCCGCCCAGGCTTCAGGGAGGCCCTTCAGCAGCTCTACTGCTCTACCCGGTTTCAG gtggtggttgtgtgtttggtagTCTTGGATGCCATATTTGTTATGGGCGAGGTGCTGTTAGATCTGGCCATCATAAAACTGGAAGAGCATCATGTTCTGCCTGAG GTGTTCCACTACCTGAGTCTGGCGCTGCTGACGTTCTTTATGATTGAGCTGGTTGGCAAGCTATACGCTTACCGGCTGGAGTTCTTCCAGCACAAGTTTGAGGTGTTTGACggcgtggtggtgatggtgtcgtTTGTCCTGGACATCGTCTTCGTGGCTCGCGAGGATGTTTTAGACGCGGTGGGCTTCCTCATTCTCCTGCGTCTGTGGCGGGTGGCCAGGATCATAAACG GAATCCTGGTCTCCCTGAAGACCCGTGCTGACCATCGACTTCATAAACTAAAGGAGAGTTACGATCATCTGGTCCAAAGATCTACTGAGCTGCAGGAACGCAGTGATAAGATG GAGCAAGAGAACAACAGAATCTGTGCCCTTCTGAGACAAAATGGCATAGAATTTGAATTCTAG